One Salarias fasciatus chromosome 9, fSalaFa1.1, whole genome shotgun sequence DNA segment encodes these proteins:
- the LOC115394134 gene encoding B-cell receptor CD22-like, translating into MTLTAADQLENTHLVPVNMFLLLTVFFLPAVLVHCAGDKAGLFITAPRSLEAVNGSCLIIPCSFTPASRKERQFDNRRQIVAVWIKDDWLFQGHPERIVFNSSDAVNYRYISIIGDLRERDCTTKFNIVKLEKTTKFFFRIENESFKATAALNPVEIKLKGSPPRPRLEVSADLKDLKEKESVTVTCSSLTPCSHSPPQLTWSLQQDAHSQTEENTDGTFSTQIQKTLTLSDTHDGFSLSCSAVYPVAGGEPVKTPETELTLRVSYSPKDTTVSISPSGSWVTLTCSSRAKPAVSSFTWFKNSDHGPIKVSEGDFYTFNVANITDPASFYCVAENSLGNQTSLWIHVNKADTTVSISPSGSWVTLTCSSRAKPAVSSFSWFKNSDHGPIKVSEGDFYTFNVANITDPASFYCVDENALDELRIELVLKTLMILQVVSLYCTIIIFECWFKWRHCRKQVKDSPEADYVNTVNESPA; encoded by the exons ATGACTTTAactgcagctgatcagctggaaaacacacatttg gttccagtcaacatgtttcttcttctgactgttttcttcctcccag ctgttttggtTCATTGTGCCGGTGACAAAGCTGGTCTCTTCATCACTGCACCGAGGAGTCTGGAAGCAGTGAATGGATCCTGTTTGATTATCCCCTGTAGCTTCACACCTGCTTCAAGGAAAGAGAGACAGTTTGACAACAGAAGACAAATAGTTGCTGTGTGGATTAAAGATGATTGGCTTTTTCAGGGTCATCCAGAGAGAATAGTTTTTAACAGCAGTGATGCAGTTAACTACCGTTATATCAGCATCATTGGAGACCTGAGAGAAAGAGACTGCACCACCAAGTTTAATATTGTCAAACTTGAAAAAACCACAAAGTTCTTCTTCAGAATTGAGAATGAATCATTCAAGGCAACAGCTGCTTTAAATCCTGttgaaattaaactgaaag gttctcctccgaGGCCCAGATTAGAAGTCTCAGCTGATCTGAAggacctgaaggagaaggagtctgTCACTGTAACCTGCTCATCTCTCACTCCCTGTTCACACTCCCCTCCTCaactcacctggagcctccAACAAGACGCTCACAGCCAaactgaggaaaacacagatgGAACCTTCAGCACTCAGATCCAGAAGACCCTcactctgtcagacacacatGATGGATTCagcctcagctgctctgctgtgtatcctgttgctggaggagaacctgtgAAAACACCTGAGACAGAGTTAACTCTCAGGGTTTCAT ATTCTCCTAAAGACACGACAgtgtccatcagtccatcagggaGCTGGGTGACCctgacctgctccagcagagccaaACCTGCCGTGAGCAGCTTCACCTGGTTCAAGAACAGTGACCATGGACCCATCAAAGTGTCTGAAGGAGACTTTTACACCTTTAATGTGGCCAACATAACAGATCCAGCAAGTTTTTACTGTGTGGCTGAAAATTCTCTTGGTAATCAGACGTCATTGTGGATTCATGTGAACAAAGCAG ACACGACAgtctccatcagtccatcagggaGCTGGGTGACCctgacctgctccagcagagccaaacctgccgtcagcagcttctcctggttCAAGAACAGTGACCATGGACCCATCAAAGTGTCTGAAGGAGACTTTTACACCTTTAATGTGGCCAACATAACAGATCCAGCAAGTTTTTACTGCGTGGATGAAAATGCTCTTG atgaACTGAGGATTGAACTCGTCCTCAAAACACTGATGATCCTTCAGGTTGTATCTCTCTACTGTACAATCATCATCTTTGAGTG CTGGTTCAAATGGAGACATTGCCGCAAACAAGTGAAG GACTCACCAGAAGCAGACTACGTGAACACAGTGAATGAAAGTCCAGCATAA